AGATCATGTCCAACTGGTACATGAGGAAAGATAATCCAGAAGAAAGAGATCAAAATATCCCTATACTCTACCAAAAGTATGTTGGCCATGATAATAATCGTGACTTCTACATGAATAATATGAGTGAGGCAGCAAACATGTCTCTCCAGCAATATGTGGAATGGATGCCACAGATTATTTATAACCATCACCAGTCAGGGCCTGCAGGAACGGTAGTAGCAGGACCTCCATATAGGGATCCTTTTAATCACGTTTTTGACCCATTGATTATCACTAGTCTTGATGGAGTCGGTGCTGCGATGATCAACAGGTTGACGAGAGAGGATAAGCCTGGATATACCAGGTTGGATGGCTCTGTCTTTTCTACTTGGTGGAATGGTGGGTTAAGAACTACTCCTTACTACCATAATATGATTGGAATTCTGACCGAAATCATCGGCAACCCTACTCCGGCTACCGTGCCATTAGTTCCAGATAGGTTAATTCCAAATAACGGAACTCCTTTTCCAGTAACTCCACAGGACTGGCATTTTAGAAGGTCTATTGATTATTCTGTCTCTTTGAATTATTCCATTTTGAATCATGCAGTCAGGCATGGTGATGAGCTTTTGTATAATATCTGGCTGATGGGAAAAAATGCAATCGAGAAAGGTAGTAAGGACACATGGACCATGTATCCAAAGTATGCCAAAGCTGTGGAAGATGCATTTAATGAATCTCAGAAGAAGAAATCCGAGGATGATGAAGATGCAGTGTATTACGGCTATCGATCTGGAATACCTAAGCAGTTTTATGATTCAGTTTACCAAGATCCGGCAAGAAGAGACCCTAGAGGCTATATTCTTTCTGCAGATCAGGCAGATTTCCCTACAGCTATTAAGTTTTTGAATGCCTTGATTAAATCTGGTATTCTTGTTCATAAAGCAACAGCAGATTTTTCAGTAAATGGTAAATCATACCCAGCAGGTTCCTATGTAGTAAAGACTGATCAGGCGTTTAGGCCGCATGTCATTGATATGTTTGAGCCACAGGATCACCCAAATGATTTTCTTTATCCAGGAGGACCTCCAATTAGACCTTATGATGCTGCTGGTTGGACATTGGCTTATCAAATGGGGTCACAGATTGATCGTGTATATGAAGGCTTTGAAGGCCCTTTTGAAAGAATGCCTTACGGAGAATTGTTAAAGCCTGAGCCGAAAGACCTGGTGTCTGGGTCTGGCTTTCTTTTGGACGCAAGAGGTAATAATAGTTTTATGGCGGTGAATGATCTTTTGCAGGCAAAAGTGAAAGTTTATAGAACCTCAGAAGAAATTGACGGAATGCCTGCCGGATCCTTTTATGTAGGAGGGGCTGGGAAAAAAGTTCTTGAAAAAGCAGCCAGTGAATATGGAGTATATCCTGTTTCGACTAGGGGAGTTCCTTCTGGGGCGAAAGAGATTGAAGCTGCAAGAATAGGTTTGTTTGACTATTATGGTGGATCTATGCCTTCAGGTTGGGTGAGATGGATGATGGAACAATTCCATTTTCCTTATGAGCTTGTTTTTCCTAAGGAAATTGATGCAGGTGATCTGAATGATAAATATGATGTTTTGGTATTTATCGGGCCAGGAATCCCTGGAGAAGGCGGAAGGTCTTACTCTAGAAGACAGCCAGATGCCGAAGAGATTCCAGAAGAATATAAACACATGCTTGGAGGTATTTCTGTTAACAAGTCCATTCCTCAGCTTAAGGAGTTTATCGAAAATGGAGGAAATGTAATCACAGTAGGTTCTGCTACGGATTTGGCCTATCACCTTGATTTACCTGTAGAAGATGCTTTGGTGGAAATGGGCCCTGATGGCA
Above is a window of Algoriphagus machipongonensis DNA encoding:
- a CDS encoding M14 family metallopeptidase, with the translated sequence MKKRFTFLMLLMSIGSFALFAQTVPDPKSHFGFNIGDDYKLANYTQTEAYFKKVADASDRVRLVEIGKTEYGRSQPMMIVTAPENFEKLDLYKEISQKLAHAEISKEEAEKLSVEGKPVVWIDGGLHANEVVGPHQLIETLYQLASRSDEETLEILDKVIILLVHANPDGMEIMSNWYMRKDNPEERDQNIPILYQKYVGHDNNRDFYMNNMSEAANMSLQQYVEWMPQIIYNHHQSGPAGTVVAGPPYRDPFNHVFDPLIITSLDGVGAAMINRLTREDKPGYTRLDGSVFSTWWNGGLRTTPYYHNMIGILTEIIGNPTPATVPLVPDRLIPNNGTPFPVTPQDWHFRRSIDYSVSLNYSILNHAVRHGDELLYNIWLMGKNAIEKGSKDTWTMYPKYAKAVEDAFNESQKKKSEDDEDAVYYGYRSGIPKQFYDSVYQDPARRDPRGYILSADQADFPTAIKFLNALIKSGILVHKATADFSVNGKSYPAGSYVVKTDQAFRPHVIDMFEPQDHPNDFLYPGGPPIRPYDAAGWTLAYQMGSQIDRVYEGFEGPFERMPYGELLKPEPKDLVSGSGFLLDARGNNSFMAVNDLLQAKVKVYRTSEEIDGMPAGSFYVGGAGKKVLEKAASEYGVYPVSTRGVPSGAKEIEAARIGLFDYYGGSMPSGWVRWMMEQFHFPYELVFPKEIDAGDLNDKYDVLVFIGPGIPGEGGRSYSRRQPDAEEIPEEYKHMLGGISVNKSIPQLKEFIENGGNVITVGSATDLAYHLDLPVEDALVEMGPDGKPHSLSGEKYYVPGSVLEMHVDNSVPMNYGMGEKAYIMFNRSPVFKLTPAAATMGVKPIAWFGEEEPLKSGWAWGQSYLKNGVTAFEAQIGSGKLYAFGPEITFRAQSHGTFKMLFNGLYK